The DNA sequence CTTAATTTAATTTATAATTTAACTCATAACTTAAATATTAATTTAGGTCTTAATTATATTGTTTAAACCTAAACTTTTTGCATAATCGATTACTTCTTTAACATCTTTAGTTTGCACTGCTTTTGATAGATCTTGATATTCATTAGCTTTATAAAACGGTTTATATTTATCTACTACATCTAATACTACATTAACACCTAAATTTTCAACGATCCAATCCATTAATGGTATTGAACAGCATTCTACATGGTTAGGTAAAACTAAGTGTCTAATAATAATATTTCCAGAATTTAAAGCTATTTTATGATTATTGCCAACAATTTCCATATAATCAGAAACACCAGAAAGCCTTGAAGCACATTTATTGTTACCAAATTTAAAATCAGTAAGATAAAGATCAACAAACCCATCTAATAAGCGCATTGTTTCTGTAGATAGATACATATTACTATTATAAATAATAGGAATATTTTCTTTAGTTAATTTTATAGTTTCTAAGATAAAATTAAGATTAGGAGTTGGTTCTCCACCAACAAAGTTTACATTACTTGAACCTGCTAATCTATTATTATCTATTTTAAAAGCTAACTCTTTTTTATTTATAAATATTCCATTTTTTGGATTTATACTAATTTCATGATTTTGACAAAAAGCACACCTTAATGTACAACCTGAAAAGAATATTTTATAACTAGGGATTAAAGGACTCTCTTCATTTAATCCTGCTATGCATAATGATGACTTTTTACAATAATTATTATCATTTTCAAGAATATTTGAATTATTATTATCATTATTATTAAGATCTTTTTTAGAATCAACATTACAATTACTATTAAAATTATTATTGTAATTATTATTAGAATTATCATTAGAATTATTATTATAATTAGTAATTGAATCAGAATTAAAAATAATGTTTAAATCAGTATTAGGATTAGTATTACAAATAATATTAGAATCAATAGTAGAATTACTATTAGAATTATTATTAATATTAAAATTGCTATTAAAATTACTATTAGTATTAGAATTATTATTAATATTAAAATTGCTATTAGTATTAAAATTGTTATTAATATTAGATTTAATATTAGATTTAATATTAGAATTAATATTAGAATTAATATTAGAATCAGTGTTAAATATTAGAGGTAATGTTTCATTTTGATTGAACAATTCAGAAGCTATTATTGGATTTTTTACACCACAAAAACCTGTTTTATTGTTTCTATCAACTTTACATTTTCTTGGACAGAAAATACATTCTTTAAATATTTTATTTGCAATCTTAATCTTTAAATCAAGAAAAGAAAAATCCGGTATACTATCATTTAGACATTTATATTTTCCATTGTCTAAGTCATTTTGTATTTTTTGATGTTCTTTCCAAAGAAGATTTATTTCATTATAATTTTTTGATGGTATTAACTTTGCTCTATTTGATAATGATAATTTCTTATTTAAATTTACCATAAAATAATCATTAAGAAGTTTTTCAATCAATTTTACACCTTTATGCTAATAATTAAAATATTATATTATTAAAGTATTATCATCAAAATATTATTATTAAAATCTTATTATCAAAATGTTATCATCAAAATATTATTATTAAAATATAATTATTAAGATATATTATCAAAATTTTATTTTATTAGACATTATTTTATTGTTAAACTATTATACGTTCTGGATGTGTATAAACATTAAACTTGTCTCCTCTTATAAATCCTACCATAGTTATATTAGCTTCATCAGCTACAGTATATCCAGATAATGTTGGAGCTGCATTTGAAGCAATTATCGGAATTCCTACACGAGCTATTTTTATCAATACATCAGCTGGCATCCTACCACTATAAATAATATAAGAATTTTTAAAATCAAGTTTTTTTAAAGCAGCAGCACCAATAACCTTATCAACAGCTACATGCCTACTAATGTCTTCTCTACTGATAAATTCATTTTTTTCTTTATTTATAAAACTAGCTATATGAGTACCACCAGTATTTTTCCAAGTTATAGCCTTTTCTCTAATTTTTTCAGTATTTTCTAATAAATCATTAGGATCAATTACAAAATCAGATTCAACTTTGTCTATAAAATCTATTTTGCTTCTCCAACCTCCAAAACAATCAGAACCAACTATCAATTCTTTCTTTATATCAAAATCTTCTAAATCAATAGTAGCACTTATATTATTCCCCTCTATATCTATAGTTTCAACATTTTCAATACTACTTATTAATCCTTCTCCTAACATATATCCAACTGTAAATTCTTTTAAAGAATCAGGACTGATTGAAAAACTTCTAGTCAAAGAGTCATTTATAACTAAAGTTATTGTTTCATCAGAGACAATCTCATCTTCTTTTTCTATGAAATTATCGTTTTTATAAACGAATGTATTGATTTTACTTGTCATTGACATTTTTCAATCTCCTAAAATATATTTCATTATATCTTATATATCATTATATATCATAATACATATATCTCATAATATATCTTAAGAATATATGTAATAATAATTATATTATGATATCTATTTATTAAATATAGTATATTTAAATACGGTATTAATTAGACCTAATAATAGTTAGATATAATATTTAAATAATTTAATATAAACAATTAATATAAATAATTTTTTTCATAAAACCAATAATATAATAAAATAT is a window from the Methanobrevibacter arboriphilus JCM 13429 = DSM 1125 genome containing:
- a CDS encoding radical SAM protein, coding for MIEKLLNDYFMVNLNKKLSLSNRAKLIPSKNYNEINLLWKEHQKIQNDLDNGKYKCLNDSIPDFSFLDLKIKIANKIFKECIFCPRKCKVDRNNKTGFCGVKNPIIASELFNQNETLPLIFNTDSNINSNINSNIKSNIKSNINNNFNTNSNFNINNNSNTNSNFNSNFNINNNSNSNSTIDSNIICNTNPNTDLNIIFNSDSITNYNNNSNDNSNNNYNNNFNSNCNVDSKKDLNNNDNNNSNILENDNNYCKKSSLCIAGLNEESPLIPSYKIFFSGCTLRCAFCQNHEISINPKNGIFINKKELAFKIDNNRLAGSSNVNFVGGEPTPNLNFILETIKLTKENIPIIYNSNMYLSTETMRLLDGFVDLYLTDFKFGNNKCASRLSGVSDYMEIVGNNHKIALNSGNIIIRHLVLPNHVECCSIPLMDWIVENLGVNVVLDVVDKYKPFYKANEYQDLSKAVQTKDVKEVIDYAKSLGLNNIIKT
- the fdhD gene encoding formate dehydrogenase accessory sulfurtransferase FdhD → MSMTSKINTFVYKNDNFIEKEDEIVSDETITLVINDSLTRSFSISPDSLKEFTVGYMLGEGLISSIENVETIDIEGNNISATIDLEDFDIKKELIVGSDCFGGWRSKIDFIDKVESDFVIDPNDLLENTEKIREKAITWKNTGGTHIASFINKEKNEFISREDISRHVAVDKVIGAAALKKLDFKNSYIIYSGRMPADVLIKIARVGIPIIASNAAPTLSGYTVADEANITMVGFIRGDKFNVYTHPERIIV